The Nonlabens spongiae genome contains a region encoding:
- a CDS encoding VOC family protein encodes MSYFSKQRFGFYLQDYFVEDWVNNSMIFLEVRDVQKEYNRILALNLQNQFPTIKLKPIVTNDWGSEFFLHDPSNILWHIGSFNS; translated from the coding sequence ATGTCCTATTTCTCTAAACAACGTTTTGGATTTTACCTTCAAGATTATTTTGTGGAAGATTGGGTCAATAACTCCATGATCTTTCTAGAAGTAAGAGACGTTCAAAAAGAGTACAATCGCATTCTCGCACTCAACCTGCAAAATCAATTTCCTACAATCAAGCTAAAACCAATTGTAACCAACGATTGGGGCAGCGAGTTCTTTCTCCATGATCCCAGTAATATATTGTGGCATATAGGGAGTTTCAATTCTTAG
- the rpmA gene encoding 50S ribosomal protein L27 produces the protein MAHKKGVGSSKNGRESESKRLGVKIFGGQEAIAGNIIVRQRGMEHHPGENVYAGKDYTLHARVDGKVQFTKKRNNRSFVSIIPAEA, from the coding sequence ATGGCTCATAAAAAAGGAGTAGGTAGTTCTAAGAACGGAAGAGAATCAGAATCGAAACGACTGGGTGTAAAAATCTTTGGTGGTCAAGAGGCTATCGCTGGTAACATAATCGTGCGCCAGCGTGGTATGGAGCACCATCCAGGTGAGAATGTATATGCTGGAAAAGATTATACATTACACGCAAGAGTTGATGGAAAAGTGCAATTCACAAAAAAGCGTAACAACCGCTCATTTGTAAGCATCATTCCAGCAGAAGCTTAA
- the rplU gene encoding 50S ribosomal protein L21, producing the protein MYAIVEIAGQQFKIEKDQKLYVHRLKEDEGASFNIDKVLLLGDGDNITLGAPAIEGAFAEAKVLGHLKGDKVIVFKKKRRKGYKKKNGHRQYLTQIEITGITSGGKKSAAKPKAKKADDAPKGKVADKKEAVAKEPAKGEEE; encoded by the coding sequence ATGTATGCAATCGTAGAGATAGCAGGGCAACAGTTCAAGATCGAGAAGGATCAGAAGTTGTACGTACATCGCTTGAAAGAAGATGAAGGTGCTAGTTTTAACATCGACAAGGTTCTTCTTTTAGGTGACGGTGACAACATCACCCTCGGCGCCCCAGCTATAGAAGGAGCATTTGCTGAAGCAAAAGTTCTGGGACACCTTAAGGGTGACAAAGTGATCGTTTTTAAGAAGAAACGACGTAAAGGTTACAAAAAGAAAAACGGTCATAGACAGTATCTTACTCAAATAGAGATTACTGGAATTACTAGTGGAGGAAAAAAATCTGCAGCTAAGCCTAAGGCAAAGAAAGCAGATGACGCTCCCAAAGGTAAAGTAGCTGACAAGAAAGAAGCGGTTGCAAAAGAGCCTGCAAAAGGTGAAGAAGAGTAA
- a CDS encoding DUF4199 domain-containing protein has protein sequence MNTFKYGVYLAITLIAYFILLDLLGLADNVYFSFFNAVLTAGSLFLAVRDVYKHEKEKFKYMEGFQAALVSGFIGTLIFTVFMAIYLYEINPDLGAEIRQQVEIAGSGVNVAILLFIFLSGLATTIVSALCILPIYKRSWNTRQVRAEQKPMNHKA, from the coding sequence ATGAATACCTTTAAATACGGAGTCTACCTAGCCATTACCCTTATTGCATATTTTATTTTGCTCGACCTTCTAGGACTGGCAGATAATGTCTATTTCTCGTTTTTCAATGCCGTTCTTACCGCTGGGAGTCTGTTCCTAGCCGTGCGTGACGTTTACAAACACGAGAAGGAAAAATTTAAATATATGGAAGGGTTTCAGGCAGCGCTGGTTTCAGGATTCATAGGCACACTCATATTTACCGTTTTTATGGCGATCTACCTTTACGAAATTAACCCTGACCTGGGTGCCGAGATTAGACAACAGGTAGAAATCGCTGGTAGTGGTGTAAATGTTGCCATCTTGTTATTCATATTCCTATCAGGTCTTGCAACTACGATCGTGAGCGCGCTGTGCATCCTGCCCATTTATAAGAGATCATGGAATACCCGTCAGGTGCGCGCAGAGCAAAAACCCATGAATCATAAAGCTTAG
- a CDS encoding insulinase family protein — protein sequence MKKLVLSLAAVLATATSFAQEVEFTEYDLDNGLHVILHQENSAPVVTTAVMYQVGAKDEEPGRTGFAHFFEHLLFEGTENIERGEWFDIVAANGGSNNANTTQDRTYYYETFPSNKLEMGLWMESERMLHPKIEQIGVDTQNEVVKEEKRQRIDNAPYGAIIYRTGIDKHLFKKHPYGQSVIGSMEDLNAAKLEEFQAFNDKYYNPNNAVLVVAGDIDIDETKKMIEDYFGPIPNKAPVPQRVNIKEDPITETRYETEYDANIQIPVKVFSWITPKNTSKDAYIMDYISSVLTGGNSSRMYKRMVEEEQFALQVLAFNQANQDYGTYTMGALAKGDVELSKLAEVMDEEIVKLQTELISEREFQKLRNQFEAQYVSSNSRVEGIAASLASYYMLQGDTDRINKELDIYKSITREDIKRAANQYLKPSKRLELDYLAGSAPEEGAEGDVEDIEIKDMKMQVNTIYFEDDKDAITPSAEKELTRVANMMIKNPGMEILAETYTDTRGSADYNKDLSQRRANNVKAFLTMKGVEDSRIKAVGRGEDNPVIDCESKKCTDEEYEQSRRTEFTVTKQ from the coding sequence ATGAAAAAATTAGTCTTGAGTCTGGCTGCCGTCTTAGCAACGGCAACCAGCTTTGCCCAAGAGGTGGAGTTTACCGAGTACGACCTTGATAACGGGCTACACGTGATCCTACATCAAGAAAATAGTGCTCCAGTGGTCACTACAGCAGTGATGTACCAGGTAGGAGCAAAAGATGAAGAGCCTGGAAGAACCGGTTTTGCCCACTTTTTTGAACACCTATTATTTGAAGGAACAGAAAACATCGAGCGCGGTGAGTGGTTTGATATCGTAGCGGCAAACGGTGGTAGCAACAACGCAAACACTACTCAAGACCGTACATACTATTACGAGACGTTCCCTTCTAATAAACTAGAAATGGGCTTATGGATGGAAAGTGAGCGTATGCTACATCCTAAAATCGAGCAAATAGGTGTAGATACCCAAAATGAGGTTGTCAAAGAAGAAAAGAGACAGCGCATCGATAATGCACCTTATGGGGCTATTATATATCGTACAGGAATTGACAAGCATTTGTTCAAAAAGCACCCGTATGGTCAGTCAGTAATAGGTTCTATGGAAGATTTAAATGCGGCGAAACTGGAGGAGTTTCAAGCGTTTAATGATAAATATTACAATCCTAACAACGCCGTGCTAGTTGTTGCAGGAGACATAGATATCGATGAAACTAAGAAGATGATCGAGGATTACTTTGGTCCTATTCCTAACAAGGCGCCAGTTCCACAACGTGTGAACATCAAAGAAGACCCGATTACTGAGACACGATATGAAACCGAGTATGACGCAAACATCCAGATTCCTGTAAAAGTCTTTTCATGGATTACACCTAAAAATACAAGTAAAGATGCCTACATCATGGACTATATAAGCTCTGTACTTACTGGTGGTAATAGCTCTAGAATGTATAAAAGAATGGTTGAAGAGGAGCAGTTCGCACTTCAAGTACTTGCCTTTAACCAAGCTAACCAAGATTATGGAACTTATACCATGGGTGCACTTGCTAAGGGCGATGTGGAATTAAGCAAACTTGCCGAGGTGATGGATGAGGAGATCGTAAAACTTCAAACTGAATTGATCTCTGAACGTGAATTCCAAAAACTACGCAACCAATTTGAAGCTCAATATGTAAGTTCTAACTCTCGTGTAGAAGGAATCGCTGCTTCGCTAGCAAGTTACTACATGCTTCAAGGAGATACTGATCGTATCAACAAAGAACTTGATATCTACAAAAGCATTACAAGAGAGGATATCAAACGTGCTGCTAATCAATACTTGAAGCCAAGCAAGCGCCTTGAGCTTGATTATCTAGCCGGTAGCGCTCCAGAAGAAGGTGCTGAAGGCGATGTAGAGGATATCGAGATCAAGGATATGAAAATGCAGGTTAACACGATTTACTTTGAGGACGACAAAGACGCTATTACTCCTAGTGCAGAGAAAGAATTGACTCGTGTAGCAAATATGATGATCAAGAATCCAGGAATGGAAATACTTGCAGAGACTTATACCGACACTCGTGGTAGTGCTGATTATAACAAAGACCTCTCTCAACGTAGGGCAAATAATGTGAAAGCATTTCTTACCATGAAAGGTGTCGAGGACAGCCGTATCAAGGCGGTAGGTCGTGGAGAAGACAATCCTGTAATAGACTGTGAGTCAAAAAAATGTACTGACGAAGAGTACGAGCAATCCAGAAGAACTGAATTTACCGTTACCAAACAATAA
- a CDS encoding M16 family metallopeptidase, with the protein MIALLFIGVTATAQIDRSQPPKSGPTPEIKLGKPYTFELKNGMQVLVVEDRKLPTISFSLSLDNPPIVEGEKAGVVSLASSIMGKGTTEMSKEEFNEKVDFLGANLFVSMSGGYAGTLSKYTEEVFEMFADAALKPNFTQDELDFEKSQLIESIKSGENSAAAIAGRVRSALAYGKNHAAGEFATEETINNVTLQDVENYYNKYFSPSNAYMVISGDIKGKQAKKLVKKYFKDWEAKEIAMPQLPRVTDVDQRQINFVDVPNAVQTELAVIMVSDLKMNDPDYHAAVVANYILGGSFGSYLNMNLREENGYTYGARTSLGTGKNYKSTFRATAKVRNEVTDSAVVETMKEIKRIRDEYVDDEMLANAKAKFLGNFIMQSEDKSVVADRAVRIRTMDLPEDFYKNFIKNINAVTKEDVKRVANKYIKPEKARIVLVGKAGDVLENLEKMQIDGRPVPIKFYDKMAEPTERPSTVEIPAGLTAQDVLDSYIKAIGGEEAVSKIKSTDMFAVYTSPMGELVLEMKRANNDKFLQTVQVAGNVVQKQVYKDGKALMSAQGQTRELEGDEKMAVAAEALMFPELTAADKAELVKAERFDDSNVYIIKWSDTKNRYYDIQSGLLLAEENIMKTPQGEMSNVLRFEDYKEVEGVKFPMMLKQDMMGQTLSFEVKKMDVNSGLSDKDFE; encoded by the coding sequence ATGATCGCCTTACTCTTTATAGGAGTAACGGCAACAGCACAAATAGATCGATCGCAACCTCCTAAATCAGGTCCCACTCCTGAAATCAAATTAGGAAAGCCTTACACCTTTGAACTTAAGAATGGTATGCAGGTACTTGTGGTAGAAGATCGCAAGCTTCCTACCATCAGCTTTAGTTTGAGCCTAGACAATCCACCTATTGTTGAGGGAGAAAAAGCAGGTGTAGTTTCTCTTGCCAGCTCCATCATGGGTAAGGGAACTACTGAAATGTCTAAAGAAGAGTTCAATGAAAAAGTTGATTTTCTAGGAGCTAACCTATTTGTGAGTATGAGTGGTGGTTACGCAGGTACACTTTCAAAATATACTGAAGAAGTTTTTGAAATGTTTGCTGATGCGGCTTTGAAACCTAATTTTACTCAAGATGAACTAGACTTTGAAAAATCTCAACTTATTGAGAGCATCAAATCTGGAGAAAACAGCGCCGCTGCGATTGCAGGTCGTGTAAGAAGTGCTCTGGCTTACGGTAAAAATCACGCTGCTGGTGAGTTTGCGACAGAAGAAACCATCAATAATGTAACCCTTCAGGATGTAGAGAATTATTACAATAAGTATTTCTCTCCTTCAAATGCTTACATGGTGATAAGCGGTGATATCAAGGGTAAGCAGGCTAAGAAACTGGTCAAGAAATACTTCAAAGATTGGGAGGCAAAAGAAATTGCCATGCCACAATTACCTAGAGTAACCGATGTGGATCAAAGACAAATCAACTTTGTAGATGTGCCTAATGCGGTACAAACAGAGCTTGCGGTAATCATGGTTTCAGATCTAAAAATGAATGATCCAGATTATCACGCAGCAGTTGTTGCAAACTATATTTTGGGAGGTAGTTTTGGTTCGTACCTCAACATGAACCTGAGAGAAGAAAATGGGTACACTTATGGAGCTCGTACTTCCTTGGGAACTGGTAAAAATTACAAGTCTACGTTCAGAGCTACCGCAAAAGTACGTAACGAGGTTACTGACAGTGCAGTAGTGGAGACCATGAAGGAGATCAAACGAATCAGAGATGAGTACGTAGATGATGAAATGCTTGCTAATGCAAAAGCAAAATTCTTAGGGAACTTCATCATGCAGTCTGAAGATAAGTCAGTAGTGGCAGATCGTGCAGTGCGCATCAGGACTATGGATCTTCCTGAAGATTTCTACAAGAACTTTATCAAAAACATCAACGCGGTTACAAAAGAAGATGTGAAGCGTGTGGCTAACAAATATATCAAGCCTGAAAAAGCTCGTATCGTACTTGTAGGTAAAGCTGGAGATGTTCTTGAGAACCTAGAGAAAATGCAAATCGATGGCCGTCCCGTGCCTATCAAATTTTACGATAAGATGGCTGAGCCCACAGAGCGTCCGTCTACAGTTGAAATTCCAGCTGGTTTAACTGCTCAAGATGTTTTGGATAGTTATATCAAGGCAATAGGTGGTGAAGAGGCTGTGAGTAAGATCAAGTCGACTGATATGTTTGCCGTTTATACAAGCCCAATGGGAGAACTTGTTCTTGAAATGAAAAGAGCAAATAATGATAAGTTTTTACAAACCGTTCAAGTAGCTGGTAACGTAGTTCAAAAGCAGGTTTATAAAGACGGTAAAGCATTGATGAGCGCTCAAGGTCAGACAAGGGAATTAGAGGGTGATGAGAAAATGGCTGTAGCTGCTGAGGCTTTGATGTTCCCAGAGCTTACCGCTGCAGATAAAGCAGAGCTGGTTAAAGCAGAGCGCTTTGACGATAGCAACGTCTACATAATCAAATGGAGCGACACAAAAAATCGTTATTATGATATTCAGAGCGGCTTACTCTTAGCTGAAGAAAACATCATGAAAACTCCACAAGGAGAAATGTCAAATGTTTTGAGATTTGAGGATTATAAGGAAGTAGAGGGAGTTAAATTCCCAATGATGTTAAAACAAGATATGATGGGACAAACCCTTTCATTTGAAGTAAAGAAAATGGATGTGAATTCAGGTCTTTCAGATAAAGACTTTGAATAA
- a CDS encoding sensor histidine kinase, with protein sequence MLILFFVSGLVTAQQPVSIHLTEKDGLPDKEFYGIAEDNSGFIWLAGNKGLTRFDGKNFKTYSHPKKRGLSVFEINIDAQNRVWCINISGQVFYVENGKMVLFRDFKNELKGQLPQLTVASNTVVLRTSRQVLVVDIASKELKSIDYDLYELNTYPFVFNDQIILSKDKNLHFSTEKHQKVFRETPPFFEKLNGQGLINRSVEIDDNFILTCFTSLRESPQFYKFSKNKVIKINSEVLDHLRVIQKIKYIKDKIWICTTEGIYSLKITNKSIEIEDAFFKKNHTTDIVMDRDENYFITTLNDGVYVIPNLHINKLDLPEKINKTTALASIDSTLYIGSKGGAAAKYKTLSKAVELIDFENKEPINDIAVDTFKNQVSFVKKLQTVTLDAYGKKVLPVTNQGSIKKLIFLNADSLMLASSARSSIAPIYHEFNRDSTTYSIFKRGYTCIYDHTTQSKYFGLVDELVKVDQEFKIKKLVRQNGQDVLTKSMALDKNGNLWVATFTHGLLKFNNDTLINSWDISNGLLSNNLNAIAINKPYLWISSDAGIQRLHTETGEFKNLTKEDGVPYYSVLDIEPLSNQIYFSGGDYIFHVDQEKVFKEFTPVDYYFTEVSINGSVVPMNTTYILDEKESEVEISYSGTGLRAMSSGSYEYCLKGLSNEWIQINPGVNSVFFNSLPAGDYEFRLRPTSGNSKQATFKTINLIVTVPFYETFWFWGLVVLSAVLIILYLQFRRARFRESEKNKQLLSLKREKEFINLKLENLRSQMNPHFVFNALNSIQEYILKNQRSQAGEYLGKFADLIRTYLDHSVKGRISLQEEIDSLKMYLELEQLRFEDRLSYKIDINVNEDATRICIPTMLIQPYVENALKHGLLHVEGERRLSILFCDAETDKEAIICSIDDNGIGRKKARELQEKKRHKPFATKATGDRISLLNYVLEKEASVHITDKYDGEKPQGTIVCIKIPYTLEV encoded by the coding sequence GTGCTCATTCTATTTTTTGTAAGCGGTTTAGTGACCGCTCAGCAACCTGTATCTATACATCTCACAGAAAAAGATGGTTTGCCTGACAAAGAATTCTATGGAATTGCAGAAGACAACAGTGGCTTTATATGGCTCGCGGGCAACAAAGGCTTAACACGTTTTGACGGTAAAAATTTCAAAACCTACTCCCATCCTAAAAAACGAGGACTATCTGTTTTTGAAATTAATATTGATGCCCAGAATCGAGTATGGTGCATTAATATCTCTGGACAGGTGTTCTACGTTGAGAACGGCAAGATGGTGCTCTTTAGGGATTTTAAAAATGAGTTGAAGGGACAGCTTCCTCAATTGACCGTTGCTAGCAATACAGTAGTTTTACGGACCTCACGTCAAGTTCTGGTGGTTGATATAGCTTCAAAAGAATTAAAATCCATTGATTACGATCTTTATGAATTGAACACTTACCCGTTTGTTTTTAATGATCAGATCATATTATCTAAGGATAAGAACCTACATTTTTCTACTGAAAAACATCAAAAGGTGTTTAGAGAAACTCCACCATTTTTTGAAAAACTCAATGGTCAGGGCTTAATCAATAGGTCTGTTGAAATTGATGATAATTTTATTTTGACCTGCTTTACATCACTTCGTGAGAGTCCGCAATTTTATAAGTTTTCTAAAAATAAAGTGATCAAGATCAATTCAGAAGTCCTAGATCATTTAAGAGTCATTCAAAAAATTAAATACATAAAGGATAAAATCTGGATCTGTACTACTGAAGGAATCTACTCTCTAAAAATCACAAATAAATCTATCGAGATAGAAGATGCTTTTTTTAAAAAAAATCATACTACAGATATTGTCATGGATCGTGATGAAAATTATTTTATCACTACACTAAATGATGGCGTTTATGTTATTCCTAACCTACATATAAACAAATTAGATCTACCAGAAAAAATTAATAAAACTACCGCCCTTGCGAGTATAGACTCCACTCTTTACATAGGTTCTAAGGGCGGTGCAGCTGCAAAGTATAAGACCTTAAGTAAGGCTGTAGAATTGATTGATTTTGAAAACAAAGAGCCTATTAATGATATAGCTGTTGATACATTTAAAAATCAAGTGAGCTTTGTAAAAAAATTGCAGACTGTAACTCTGGATGCTTATGGAAAAAAGGTGTTGCCTGTGACTAACCAAGGCTCCATTAAAAAATTAATCTTTTTAAATGCAGATAGTTTGATGCTTGCTTCCTCTGCCAGATCGAGTATCGCGCCTATCTATCATGAATTTAACAGAGACTCTACAACGTACAGTATATTTAAAAGAGGATACACTTGTATTTATGACCACACTACGCAAAGTAAATACTTCGGTCTGGTGGATGAACTGGTCAAGGTTGATCAAGAGTTCAAGATAAAAAAACTAGTGCGGCAAAATGGTCAGGATGTATTGACTAAATCCATGGCACTAGATAAAAACGGAAACTTATGGGTCGCCACTTTTACCCATGGACTGCTTAAATTCAATAACGACACGCTTATCAACTCCTGGGACATTTCTAACGGGCTGTTGTCAAATAATCTAAACGCCATCGCTATTAACAAGCCCTATTTATGGATTTCATCAGACGCTGGAATACAGCGCCTCCACACAGAAACAGGTGAATTTAAAAACTTGACTAAAGAAGATGGTGTGCCCTATTATTCTGTGCTGGATATAGAGCCCTTAAGTAACCAAATCTACTTCTCTGGCGGTGACTATATCTTTCACGTAGATCAAGAGAAAGTATTTAAGGAGTTTACGCCTGTGGATTATTATTTCACGGAAGTCTCTATTAATGGGAGCGTCGTGCCCATGAACACTACATATATTCTAGATGAAAAAGAAAGTGAGGTTGAAATATCCTATTCGGGTACTGGCTTACGTGCTATGTCTAGTGGTAGTTATGAGTACTGTCTCAAGGGACTTTCTAATGAATGGATTCAAATAAATCCTGGAGTAAATTCTGTATTCTTCAACTCATTGCCTGCGGGTGATTATGAGTTCAGATTGCGTCCTACCTCTGGTAATTCTAAACAGGCGACTTTCAAAACAATCAATCTTATCGTTACAGTCCCGTTTTACGAAACTTTTTGGTTCTGGGGACTTGTTGTTCTTAGTGCTGTACTGATCATTTTGTACTTGCAATTTCGTAGGGCTCGCTTTCGCGAAAGCGAGAAAAACAAACAGCTCCTATCTCTCAAAAGAGAAAAGGAATTTATCAACCTAAAACTGGAAAACCTGCGCTCACAAATGAATCCACATTTTGTATTCAACGCTCTCAATTCCATTCAAGAATATATCTTGAAAAACCAGCGTTCACAAGCCGGTGAATATCTAGGCAAATTTGCCGATCTTATAAGAACTTATTTAGATCACAGCGTCAAGGGCCGCATTTCATTGCAGGAAGAAATAGACAGTCTCAAAATGTATCTAGAACTGGAGCAATTGCGATTTGAAGATCGATTGTCTTACAAAATTGATATCAATGTCAATGAAGATGCCACCCGTATTTGCATCCCTACCATGTTAATTCAACCGTATGTTGAAAACGCTCTGAAACACGGACTGCTCCATGTGGAAGGTGAGCGTAGGCTTTCTATTCTCTTCTGCGATGCCGAAACCGATAAGGAGGCCATAATCTGTTCAATAGATGATAACGGTATAGGTAGAAAAAAGGCTAGAGAACTTCAAGAGAAAAAGCGCCACAAACCATTTGCCACAAAAGCAACTGGAGACCGCATTTCCTTGCTTAACTATGTACTGGAAAAGGAAGCCAGCGTACATATTACTGATAAATATGATGGAGAAAAACCTCAAGGGACTATCGTGTGTATCAAAATACCATATACCCTAGAAGTATGA
- a CDS encoding LytR/AlgR family response regulator transcription factor, translated as MKALIIDDEPKAREVLQILLEDYCPEVTEIFKAPNLLDGVAKIKSERPQLVFLDIEMPQHSGLEIADFIDKEHFDFEIIFTTAYSEYALQAFKLNAIDYLLKPLRPEKLKAALKKAIEHRGKTRLSERLMELKNSFREANFSKIALPYSDGIKFVEFDRIIAVKADGMYTEFHLMDEERILVSKPLKHFTDILEGVKMFYKPHRSYLINLKHIKEYIRKDGGYILMEGGIDVLISKDKREEFLSIVQSI; from the coding sequence ATGAAAGCACTCATAATAGACGACGAACCCAAAGCTCGGGAGGTATTGCAGATTTTACTGGAAGATTATTGTCCAGAAGTTACAGAGATTTTTAAGGCGCCCAATTTATTAGATGGCGTAGCAAAGATTAAAAGTGAACGACCACAACTGGTTTTTCTAGATATAGAGATGCCACAGCACAGCGGCCTAGAAATAGCAGATTTTATTGATAAAGAACACTTTGATTTTGAGATCATATTTACGACGGCCTATAGCGAGTATGCCCTCCAAGCTTTTAAGCTCAACGCAATAGATTATCTATTGAAGCCTTTGAGACCGGAAAAGCTTAAGGCTGCGCTTAAAAAGGCCATCGAGCATAGAGGTAAAACCCGACTGTCAGAACGGTTAATGGAACTCAAAAACAGTTTTAGGGAAGCTAACTTTTCTAAAATTGCGCTCCCTTATTCAGACGGGATCAAGTTTGTGGAATTTGACCGCATAATTGCAGTAAAAGCAGACGGGATGTATACCGAATTTCACCTGATGGATGAAGAGAGAATACTGGTCAGCAAGCCCCTCAAGCACTTTACCGATATTCTTGAAGGGGTCAAAATGTTCTACAAACCGCACCGTTCCTATCTTATTAATTTGAAGCATATCAAGGAGTATATACGTAAAGACGGTGGTTATATCTTGATGGAAGGCGGTATAGATGTACTGATTTCAAAGGATAAACGTGAAGAGTTTCTTTCCATTGTGCAAAGTATTTGA